One Dromiciops gliroides isolate mDroGli1 chromosome 3, mDroGli1.pri, whole genome shotgun sequence DNA segment encodes these proteins:
- the BTG4 gene encoding protein BTG4, with protein sequence MKDEIATTIFFITRLVKKSDKLSKQQIEEFAAKLMAILFETYRMHWYPDFPSKGQAFRCIRINKQQKKDPLLERACAESNVNFFHLGLPKEMTIWVDPFEVCCRYGEKNRPFIVACFKGRQEEWEISQQISHAVSKVTSDYYSGTSSDEDTCGREPQVIPKVKNPKSIYQVEYFKQPLQTWFQYSRKKNMTDGRPNLPGSTFYVPYNIHKCYRTAAVFPGPRVDRYHWVNTNRQSS encoded by the exons atgaaagacgAAATTGCCACAACAATTTTCTTCATCACAAGATTGGTGAAAAAATCTGATAAACTGAGTAAGCAACAAATAGAAGAATTTGCAGCTAAGCTAATGGCAATTCTATTTGAGACATACAGAATGCACTGGTACCCAGACTTTCCTTCTAAAGGGCAAGCTTTCAG GTGTATCAGGATAaataaacaacagaaaaaagaTCCCCTTCTGGAGAGGGCATGTGCTGAAAgtaatgtgaatttttttcaccTGGGACTTCCAAAGGAGATGACCATATGGGTAGATCCCTTTGAAGTGTGCTGCAG GTATGGTGAGAAAAATCGTCCATTCATAGTAGCTTGTTTTAAAGGCAGGCAGGAAGAATGGGAAATATCTCAACAGATCAGTCATGCTGTCAGTAAAGTCACATCTGACTACTATTCTGGCACTTCCTCTGATGAGGATACATGTGGCAGAGAACCTCAAGTAATTCCTAAAGTAAAaaatccaaaaagcatttatcag GTTGAGTATTTCAAGCAGCCCCTCCAAACTTGGTTCCAATATTCCCGTAAAAAGAATATGACTGATGGGCGCCCCAACCTCCCAGGAAGTACCTTTTATGTCCCATACAACATCCACAAGTGCTACAGGACTGCTGCTGTGTTTCCAGGACCCAGGGTGGATAGGTACCACTGGGTCAACACAAATCGACAAAGTAGCTAA